The following proteins come from a genomic window of Alicyclobacillus dauci:
- a CDS encoding YncE family protein — MKVQVQTYENESSIDPRPLFSYIHPFVTSGLLRYEYFRIPVGIAPHGLAIDTQRNRLYVNNTGSNSVSIIDTVDNNLIQTVPVGKQPQGLSVDPKTGKVYVANQADETLSVIEAVHSSLSQYKAYET, encoded by the coding sequence ATGAAAGTCCAAGTCCAGACCTACGAGAATGAAAGTTCAATTGATCCTAGACCATTGTTTTCCTATATTCATCCATTTGTTACAAGCGGTTTACTTCGCTATGAATATTTCAGGATTCCTGTTGGAATTGCACCACATGGCCTTGCAATTGACACACAGCGTAATCGGTTATATGTGAATAACACCGGTAGTAACTCCGTATCGATCATTGATACAGTTGATAACAATTTGATACAAACAGTACCTGTTGGAAAACAACCGCAGGGTTTGTCAGTTGACCCAAAAACAGGAAAAGTCTACGTAGCAAACCAAGCTGACGAGACATTGTCGGTAATCGAAGCAGTTCATTCAAGTTTATCTCAATACAAGGCTTATGAAACCTGA